The Euphorbia lathyris chromosome 3, ddEupLath1.1, whole genome shotgun sequence genome contains a region encoding:
- the LOC136223064 gene encoding chalcone synthase 2, which yields MASVSVQEIRNGQRAQGPATILAIGTATPSNCVNQSEYPDYYFRITQSEHMTDLKEKFKRMCEKSMIKKRYMFLDEEILKENKNMCGYWESSLDARQDIVVVQVPKLGKEAATKAIKEWGQPKSKITHLIFCTTSGVDMPGCDYQLTKLLGLRPSVKRFMMYQQGCFAGGTVLRMAKDLAENNKGARVLVVCSEITAVTFRGPSDTHLDSLVGQALFGDGAGALIVGADPDTSIERPLFEVVSAAQTILPDSEGAIDGHLREVGLTFHLLKDVPGLISKNIEKSLVEAFTPIGIKDWNSIFWVAHPGGPAILDQVEEKLKLKPEKMRATRHVLSEYGNMSSACVLFILDEMRNKSIQQAKPTTGEGLDWGVLFGFGPGLTVETVVLHSVAL from the exons ATGGCATCAGTATCAGTGCAGGAGATCAGAAATGGGCAACGTGCTCAAGGTCCGGCCACCATCCTCGCCATTGGTACCGCCACTCCTTCCAACTGTGTGAACCAGTCTGAGTATCCTGATTATTACTTCAGGATCACTCAGAGTGAACATATGACCGACTTGAAAGAGAAATTCAAACGGATGT GTGAGAAATCGATGATAAAGAAAAGATACATGTTCCTAGACGAAGAAATCttgaaagaaaacaaaaacatgtGTGGTTATTGGGAATCATCTCTTGATGCTCGTCAGGACATAGTAGTTGTACAAGTACCCAAACTAGGAAAAGAAGCAGCTACAAAAGCCATTAAAGAATGGggtcaaccaaagtccaaaatTACCCATCTTATTTTCTGCACCACATCAGGTGTTGACATGCCCGGTTGTGACTACCAGCTGACAAAGCTACTGGGTCTACGTCCCTCTGTGAAGCGATTCATGATGTATCAGCAGGGTTGCTTCGCTGGAGGCACAGTTCTCCGTATGGCTAAGGATTTGGCTGAGAATAACAAAGGAGCTAGAGTTCTTGTTGTCTGTTCCGAAATCACTGCTGTTACTTTCCGAGGTCCTTCTGATACTCACTTGGATTCTTTAGTAGGTCAAGCCCTATTCGGTGACGGTGCTGGAGCTTTGATTGTGGGTGCTGATCCTGATACTTCAATTGAACGCCCATTGTTTGAGGTTGTTTCTGCAGCTCAGACAATCCTACCCGATTCTGAGGGTGCCATTGATGGTCATTTAAGGGAAGTAGGTCTTACTTTTCATTTGTTGAAGGATGTTCCTGGCTTGATATCAAAAAACATTGAGAAAAGTCTAGTAGAGGCATTTACTCCAATTGGAATCAAAGATTGGAATTCAATATTCTGGGTTGCACATCCAGGTGGTCCGGCTATTCTTGATCAGGTTGAAGAAAAACTAAAGTTGAAACCAGAGAAAATGAGAGCAACAAGGCATGTACTCAGTGAGTATGGGAATATGTCAAGTGCTTGTGTTTTGTTTATTCTCGATGAAATGAGAAACAAATCTATTCAACAAGCCAAACCAACCACCGGAGAAGGCCTCGACTGGGGAGTTCTCTTCGGCTTCGGACCCGGTTTAACAGTTGAGACTGTCGTTTTACACAGTGTTGCCCTCTAA